In Leptodesmis sichuanensis A121, the following are encoded in one genomic region:
- the metH gene encoding methionine synthase has translation MRSSFLDRLYHPDRPVIVFDGAMGTNLQVQNLTAEDFGGPEYEGCNEYLVHTKPEAVAKVHRDFLAAGADVIETDTFGATSIVLAEYDLADRAYELNKAAAELAKQVTAEFSTPDKPRFVAGSMGPTTKLPTLGHIDYDTMKAAFAEQAEGLWDGGVDLFIVETCQDVLQIKAALNGIEEVFQKKGDRRPLMVSVTMEVQGTMLVGSDVTAMLAILEPYPIDILGLNCATGPDRMADHIKYLSEYSPFTISCIPNAGIPENVGGHAHYKLTPMELRLALTRFVEDLGVQVIGGCCGTRPEHIQQLAEMAAMLKPKARPVRHGDQGLGTRDQRSGDVLLTDSQPPIPDPRPVFNYVPAAASIYSAQPYEQDNSFLIVGERLNASGSKKVRELLNAEDWDGLVSVARSQVREGAHVLDVNVDYVGRDGEKDMHELVSRLVTNVTLPLMLDSTEWEKMEAGLKVAGGKCILNSTNYEDGEPRFLKVLELAKKYGAGVVVGTIDEEGMARTAEKKFQIAQRAYRQALEFGIPAHELFFDTLALPISTGIEEDRANGKATIEAIRLIRENLPGCHIMLGVSNISFGLSPAARIVLNSMFLHEAMQAGMDGAIVSAAKILPLAKIDPQHQEVCRQLIYDQRRFAGDVCVYDPLTELTTLFAGVSTKEARSKDSLTDLPIEERLKRHIIDGERIGLEEALSQALQTYKPLDIINTFLLDGMKVVGELFGSGQMQLPFVLQSAETMKAAVAYLEPFMEKSEAGNNAKGTFIIATVKGDVHDIGKNLVDIILSNNGYRVINLGIKQPVENIIEAYEQHQADCIAMSGLLVKSTAFMKENLQVFNDRGITVPVILGGAALTPKFVYEDCQNTYKGKVIYGKDAFSDLHFMDKLMPAKAEGQWDDMKGFLNEEGNQETKGRRQKTEGGRDTEETQDRSPPPTPDTPIPSIADTVRSEAIAIDIPRPTPPFWGTKILNPEDIPWEEVFWYLDLQALIAGQWQFRKPREQSREEYDEFLQEKVYPLLEEWKQRIVTENLLYPQAIYGYFPCLAEGNSLHLYDPSAATHSDAALPDPIATFHFPRQKSLRRYCIADFYLPKDQASQNPKSQIQNPFDVFPMQAVTMGEVATEYARKLFEADQYTDYLYFHGMAVQMAEALAEWVHARIRQELGLGAQEPDNIRDVLAQRYQGSRYSFGYPACPNIQDQYRLLELLEADRIHLHMDESEQLYPEQSTTAIIAYHPAAKYFSA, from the coding sequence ATGCGTAGCTCCTTTCTCGACCGTCTCTATCATCCCGATCGCCCCGTCATTGTTTTTGATGGTGCCATGGGAACCAACTTGCAGGTGCAGAACCTGACAGCAGAGGATTTTGGCGGCCCGGAATACGAAGGCTGTAATGAGTATTTGGTGCATACCAAACCGGAAGCCGTCGCCAAAGTGCATCGAGATTTTCTGGCGGCAGGAGCGGATGTGATTGAAACCGACACCTTTGGAGCCACCTCCATTGTGCTGGCCGAGTACGACCTGGCCGATCGCGCCTACGAACTGAACAAAGCCGCCGCAGAACTGGCTAAACAGGTAACGGCTGAATTTTCCACCCCGGACAAACCCCGCTTCGTGGCAGGTTCTATGGGACCGACGACCAAACTGCCGACGTTGGGTCATATCGATTACGACACCATGAAAGCCGCCTTTGCAGAACAGGCAGAAGGCTTGTGGGATGGGGGCGTGGATCTGTTCATCGTGGAAACCTGCCAGGATGTGTTGCAAATTAAAGCGGCCCTGAATGGCATTGAAGAAGTTTTCCAGAAAAAGGGCGATCGCCGTCCGCTGATGGTCTCCGTCACGATGGAAGTTCAGGGCACGATGCTGGTTGGTTCCGATGTCACCGCTATGCTGGCAATTCTGGAACCCTACCCGATCGACATTCTGGGGTTGAACTGTGCCACTGGCCCCGATCGCATGGCCGACCACATTAAATATCTGTCGGAATACTCTCCCTTCACCATCTCCTGTATTCCCAACGCTGGCATTCCGGAGAACGTCGGTGGTCACGCCCACTACAAACTCACCCCGATGGAACTGCGACTGGCCCTCACCCGCTTTGTCGAAGACCTGGGCGTGCAGGTCATTGGCGGCTGTTGTGGCACCCGCCCCGAACACATTCAGCAACTGGCAGAAATGGCGGCCATGTTGAAGCCGAAAGCTCGTCCAGTACGACATGGGGATCAGGGACTAGGGACTAGGGATCAGAGATCAGGAGATGTTCTGCTTACCGATTCCCAACCCCCAATTCCGGATCCCCGTCCTGTTTTCAATTACGTCCCAGCTGCTGCTTCCATTTACTCCGCCCAACCCTATGAGCAGGACAATTCCTTCCTGATTGTGGGGGAACGGTTAAACGCCAGTGGCTCCAAGAAGGTGCGGGAATTGCTGAATGCGGAAGATTGGGATGGCCTGGTGTCGGTGGCTCGATCGCAAGTTCGGGAAGGGGCACATGTTCTGGATGTGAATGTGGACTATGTGGGACGCGATGGCGAAAAGGATATGCATGAACTGGTATCCCGCCTCGTCACGAACGTTACCCTACCGTTAATGCTGGATTCCACTGAATGGGAAAAGATGGAAGCGGGTTTGAAGGTGGCAGGCGGCAAGTGCATTCTCAACTCCACCAACTATGAAGATGGAGAACCACGCTTTCTGAAAGTGCTGGAACTGGCGAAAAAATATGGCGCTGGGGTAGTGGTCGGCACGATCGATGAAGAGGGCATGGCCCGTACCGCTGAGAAAAAGTTTCAAATTGCCCAACGTGCTTACCGTCAGGCATTGGAGTTTGGCATTCCAGCCCATGAATTGTTCTTCGATACCCTGGCCTTACCGATTTCCACGGGGATTGAAGAAGATCGAGCCAACGGGAAAGCGACGATCGAGGCCATTCGCCTGATCCGCGAAAATCTGCCCGGTTGCCACATCATGCTGGGGGTCTCCAACATTTCCTTTGGCCTCAGTCCAGCCGCTCGGATTGTCCTGAACTCCATGTTCTTGCATGAAGCGATGCAGGCCGGGATGGATGGGGCGATCGTCAGTGCGGCAAAAATTCTTCCCTTAGCCAAAATCGATCCCCAGCATCAGGAAGTCTGTCGTCAACTGATTTACGACCAGCGGCGATTTGCAGGCGATGTCTGTGTCTATGATCCGCTCACCGAACTGACCACCTTATTTGCAGGGGTTTCGACCAAAGAGGCCCGTTCCAAAGATTCGCTGACGGATTTGCCGATCGAGGAACGGCTGAAGCGACACATTATCGATGGCGAACGGATTGGCCTGGAAGAGGCTTTGTCTCAGGCATTGCAGACTTACAAACCCCTGGATATTATCAATACCTTCCTGCTGGATGGGATGAAGGTCGTCGGTGAACTGTTCGGCTCCGGCCAGATGCAATTACCTTTTGTGCTGCAATCCGCCGAAACCATGAAGGCTGCTGTTGCCTACCTGGAACCCTTTATGGAGAAATCGGAAGCAGGCAACAATGCCAAGGGCACTTTCATCATCGCCACGGTAAAAGGAGATGTCCACGATATTGGTAAGAATCTGGTGGACATCATTCTGTCCAATAACGGCTATCGCGTGATCAACCTGGGCATTAAGCAACCCGTTGAGAACATTATTGAGGCTTACGAACAGCACCAAGCCGACTGTATCGCCATGAGTGGCCTACTGGTGAAATCCACGGCCTTCATGAAAGAAAACCTGCAAGTCTTCAACGATCGCGGTATTACTGTTCCAGTAATTCTAGGAGGGGCCGCCCTGACTCCCAAATTTGTCTACGAAGATTGCCAGAACACCTACAAAGGTAAAGTGATCTACGGCAAAGATGCCTTCTCCGATCTGCATTTCATGGACAAACTCATGCCTGCCAAAGCGGAAGGGCAATGGGATGACATGAAGGGATTTTTGAACGAAGAAGGGAATCAGGAGACAAAAGGCAGGAGACAGAAGACAGAAGGCGGAAGGGACACCGAAGAAACTCAAGACAGATCCCCACCCCCGACACCCGACACCCCAATCCCCTCGATCGCCGATACCGTTCGTTCCGAAGCGATCGCGATCGACATTCCCCGCCCTACCCCTCCCTTCTGGGGCACGAAGATTCTGAATCCAGAAGATATTCCCTGGGAAGAAGTCTTCTGGTATCTGGATTTGCAGGCGCTGATTGCCGGACAGTGGCAATTCCGCAAACCACGGGAACAATCACGGGAAGAGTACGACGAGTTCTTGCAAGAGAAGGTGTATCCCCTGCTGGAGGAGTGGAAACAGCGCATCGTCACCGAAAACCTGCTGTATCCCCAGGCTATTTACGGCTATTTCCCCTGTCTCGCAGAAGGAAATTCCCTGCACTTATACGATCCGAGTGCAGCAACGCATTCTGATGCGGCCTTACCCGATCCCATTGCCACCTTCCACTTCCCCCGGCAAAAATCCCTGCGTCGCTACTGCATTGCCGACTTCTACCTGCCCAAGGACCAAGCCAGCCAAAATCCAAAATCTCAAATCCAAAATCCCTTTGATGTCTTCCCCATGCAGGCTGTCACGATGGGCGAAGTTGCCACTGAGTACGCCAGAAAGCTGTTTGAAGCCGATCAGTACACGGATTATCTCTACTTCCACGGCATGGCAGTTCAGATGGCAGAAGCGCTGGCGGAATGGGTGCATGCCCGGATCCGGCAAGAGTTGGGCTTGGGCGCTCAGGAGCCGGACAACATTCGCGATGTGCTGGCGCAACGGTATCAGGGTTCTCGCTATAGCTTTGGCTATCCGGCCTGCCCCAATATTCAGGATCAGTACCGGTTGCTAGAATTGCTGGAAGCCGATCGCATCCATCTGCACATGGATGAAAGTGAGCAACTTTATCCGGAACAATCAACGACGGCCATCATTGCCTATCATCCTGCAGCCAAATACTTCAGTGCTTAG
- a CDS encoding tetratricopeptide repeat protein codes for MSHTLNTKRMHPKSAPITLSLLLTFGFISATPQVVRAQQPLEDLGVPSATRSNTNDALTQLLREGRRMVDAGNFAGALAAYRQAAALDSTNAKIYSGMGYVYATQGNYEEAVKAYQQAIALDAKNADFYYAKGFSLAGLGRNDEAISTYRQALLYSPRHLNANLGIGVLLARQGRYEEALDVYRRVTTFAPENFKAHELMGTALIQLKRPRDAFTPLQQAARISPRQGIVRVHIGTAWLQLNDYTKATNSFSKALQLEPQNPALPLQIGRALQAAGYADEAMKYYQRAIALRPNLPDAHEGIGDILFERQNYTSAANLYRQYTNLSPNSADGYVKLGMALKAMGRKQEAIPALEKAKTLLRQQSAQSDQLREVDNLLKELKR; via the coding sequence ATGTCCCACACTTTAAACACCAAACGGATGCACCCCAAGTCTGCTCCCATTACCCTCAGCCTGTTGCTAACTTTTGGATTCATCAGTGCTACTCCCCAGGTGGTTCGTGCTCAACAACCTTTAGAGGATCTGGGGGTTCCTAGTGCTACTCGTTCCAACACCAACGATGCACTGACCCAACTGCTCCGAGAAGGCCGGAGAATGGTGGATGCGGGCAATTTTGCAGGCGCACTGGCGGCATACCGGCAGGCTGCAGCTTTGGATAGTACGAATGCCAAAATCTATTCCGGCATGGGATATGTGTATGCAACCCAGGGCAACTACGAAGAGGCGGTAAAGGCTTACCAGCAGGCGATCGCCCTGGATGCTAAAAATGCCGACTTCTATTATGCCAAAGGGTTCAGTTTAGCAGGACTGGGCCGCAATGATGAGGCCATTTCTACCTACCGGCAGGCACTTCTCTATAGTCCCCGTCATCTCAATGCGAATCTGGGAATTGGAGTGTTGCTGGCTCGTCAGGGACGGTATGAGGAAGCCCTGGACGTTTATCGGCGGGTGACAACTTTCGCTCCTGAAAACTTCAAAGCCCATGAACTGATGGGAACTGCTCTGATTCAACTCAAACGCCCACGGGATGCGTTTACCCCCCTGCAACAGGCCGCCCGGATTTCACCCAGACAGGGCATTGTGCGTGTACATATTGGCACCGCCTGGTTGCAACTGAATGACTATACCAAGGCGACTAATTCTTTCAGCAAGGCGCTCCAGTTGGAACCGCAAAATCCGGCTCTGCCTTTACAAATCGGTCGAGCCTTGCAAGCAGCGGGCTATGCGGATGAAGCGATGAAGTACTACCAGCGAGCGATCGCCCTCAGACCGAACCTGCCCGATGCCCATGAAGGCATTGGTGATATTCTCTTTGAGCGCCAGAATTATACGTCCGCCGCGAACCTGTATCGCCAGTACACTAACCTCTCGCCTAACAGCGCGGATGGTTACGTCAAGTTGGGCATGGCGCTCAAGGCGATGGGCCGCAAACAGGAGGCTATTCCGGCACTGGAAAAAGCCAAAACCCTATTGAGACAGCAATCTGCCCAGAGCGATCAACTGCGAGAAGTTGACAATCTGCTCAAGGAATTGAAACGCTAA
- the msrA gene encoding peptide-methionine (S)-S-oxide reductase MsrA, which produces MGLFGFGKKLSLPTAAEALPGRETKMPVPQQHFVNGNPLKPPFPEGMETAMFGMGCFWGAERKFWQQPGVFTTAVGYAAGITPNPTYREVCTGMTGHNEVVFVVYDPNMISYDQLLKVFWENHDPTQGMRQGNDVGTQYRSGIYTYSEKQRQLAEASRDRYQAALSKAGYGPITTEILDAPPFYYAEDYHQQYLAKNPGGYCGLGGTNVSCPIGVAEVPSS; this is translated from the coding sequence ATGGGACTATTTGGATTTGGTAAGAAACTATCCCTGCCTACAGCAGCGGAAGCCCTACCCGGACGGGAAACAAAGATGCCCGTTCCCCAGCAGCACTTTGTCAACGGCAATCCGTTAAAGCCTCCTTTCCCAGAGGGCATGGAAACGGCCATGTTTGGGATGGGCTGTTTCTGGGGGGCAGAACGCAAATTCTGGCAACAACCGGGCGTTTTTACCACAGCCGTTGGCTACGCTGCAGGCATCACGCCTAATCCGACCTATCGTGAAGTCTGCACGGGCATGACGGGTCATAACGAAGTCGTGTTTGTCGTCTATGACCCGAACATGATCAGCTATGACCAACTTTTGAAGGTGTTTTGGGAAAATCACGATCCGACTCAGGGAATGCGTCAGGGCAATGATGTTGGCACTCAATATCGGTCTGGCATCTATACCTACTCGGAGAAGCAACGGCAACTCGCTGAAGCCTCCCGCGATCGCTATCAAGCAGCCCTCAGCAAAGCCGGATACGGCCCCATCACCACTGAAATTCTGGATGCCCCTCCGTTCTACTATGCAGAGGATTATCATCAGCAGTACCTGGCTAAAAACCCCGGTGGCTACTGCGGCTTAGGTGGCACGAATGTCTCCTGTCCGATCGGCGTAGCAGAAGTTCCCAGTTCATAG
- a CDS encoding YbhB/YbcL family Raf kinase inhibitor-like protein, which yields MKLESSAFSANGLIPSEYTCDGKNISPPLTWTEVPTGTQSLALIVDDPDAPRGTFVHWVVYNLPATLTELPAHVTTETDLSGGLQGKNDFRSLGYGGPCPPSGTHRYFFKLYALDQPLRLPAGASKAQVLATAEGHILASTELIGRYHRRS from the coding sequence ATGAAATTAGAAAGCTCGGCCTTTTCAGCAAATGGTTTAATTCCATCTGAATATACCTGTGATGGGAAAAATATTTCTCCTCCTCTGACCTGGACAGAGGTACCAACTGGGACTCAAAGTTTAGCGTTAATCGTGGATGATCCGGATGCTCCCAGAGGAACCTTTGTGCATTGGGTGGTTTACAATCTGCCAGCAACCCTCACTGAATTGCCTGCCCACGTGACTACGGAAACCGATCTTTCCGGCGGCTTACAGGGAAAAAATGACTTTCGCTCCCTGGGGTATGGTGGCCCTTGTCCACCCAGCGGTACCCATCGCTATTTCTTTAAGCTCTATGCCCTTGATCAACCCCTGAGGCTTCCTGCTGGGGCCAGCAAAGCTCAAGTATTAGCCACTGCAGAAGGACACATCCTGGCCTCGACAGAATTAATCGGTCGCTATCACCGCCGCTCTTGA
- a CDS encoding GAF domain-containing protein — protein sequence MPVERIIGGQFGDVFAPVELTAYLDTVKQVLATATAQQFRGEFCLGDRSFWLDLVISPVLLPNGSPTTVVVTGESTPVVTERAANQHQSEPMAIPTVLPVPPVSCHPTAVPISAERHHKLLTQIAWNIRRTLDLPTIWQQTVEGLGKVLGVNRCIVCPYEVNQPTVKVMAEYCWGELCPMQGLEFVVADDPDLSKAIATLHPVNIRGCGEVLPQATDQPPRLRSSLKHSMLIVTTSYQDQPNGLIVLYQDDQPRRWTEVELEFIQELADQVGTAIAHATLIANSQALAEELRKANSTLLQQHRELEEAREQAEEASRLKSEFLANTSHEVRTPLNGILGCLNLILDGTVDEPEEQIKFIRDANKSALHLLSVLDDILDIAKLEAGKLRIELAPVKLRDLLNEVKDYADTLVRSTNLSFEIQDLPTNDEIIVYGNYQRLVQVMLNLVGNAFKFTHEGGVTVSVEILKKKITFQEKDFPGLLKIRVADTGIGVSLDRQDRLFQSFSQVDGSRTRRYGGTGLGLVISQSLVEAMGGTVNFYSMGEGLGSTVTFTVPLYQEPLMISSLTMDSFDLL from the coding sequence ATGCCAGTGGAACGTATCATTGGAGGACAATTTGGGGATGTCTTTGCCCCCGTTGAATTAACCGCATACCTGGATACCGTGAAGCAGGTTTTGGCCACGGCAACGGCGCAACAATTTAGGGGCGAATTCTGTCTCGGCGATCGCAGTTTCTGGTTGGATCTGGTAATTAGCCCTGTTCTATTACCCAACGGTTCCCCCACAACGGTTGTAGTGACTGGAGAAAGTACACCCGTGGTGACAGAGAGGGCCGCCAATCAACATCAGTCAGAGCCGATGGCGATCCCAACAGTACTTCCAGTCCCTCCAGTATCCTGTCATCCCACTGCCGTTCCCATCAGTGCCGAGCGACATCATAAACTCTTGACTCAAATTGCCTGGAATATTCGCCGTACGCTGGATTTACCAACAATCTGGCAACAAACGGTGGAGGGACTGGGCAAAGTCTTGGGCGTGAATCGCTGTATTGTTTGTCCTTACGAAGTGAATCAGCCCACCGTGAAGGTGATGGCCGAGTATTGCTGGGGGGAACTCTGCCCCATGCAGGGGCTGGAATTTGTGGTGGCCGATGATCCGGATTTGAGCAAGGCGATCGCCACGCTGCACCCCGTCAATATTCGCGGATGTGGTGAGGTGCTGCCCCAGGCCACGGATCAACCGCCCAGGCTGCGAAGCTCACTGAAGCACTCCATGCTGATTGTGACCACTTCCTACCAGGATCAGCCCAACGGTCTGATTGTGCTGTATCAGGATGATCAGCCGCGTCGCTGGACTGAGGTGGAACTGGAATTTATTCAGGAACTTGCAGATCAGGTGGGAACGGCGATCGCTCACGCCACCCTCATTGCCAACAGTCAGGCTCTGGCGGAGGAACTGCGGAAGGCCAATAGCACCCTCTTACAACAACATCGGGAACTGGAGGAAGCCAGAGAGCAAGCTGAAGAAGCGTCTCGTTTGAAAAGTGAGTTTTTGGCTAATACCTCTCACGAAGTGCGCACTCCCCTCAACGGCATTTTAGGCTGCCTGAATCTAATTTTGGATGGTACGGTAGATGAACCAGAGGAACAGATCAAGTTTATTCGCGATGCTAACAAATCAGCCTTGCACCTGCTGAGTGTTTTGGATGATATTCTCGACATTGCCAAATTGGAGGCCGGAAAGCTTCGCATTGAATTGGCACCTGTTAAGTTGAGGGATCTGCTGAATGAGGTTAAGGACTATGCTGATACTCTAGTTCGTTCTACCAATCTCAGCTTTGAGATCCAGGATCTGCCTACCAATGACGAGATTATTGTATACGGCAATTATCAGAGACTTGTCCAGGTAATGCTGAATTTAGTGGGTAATGCCTTCAAATTCACCCATGAAGGCGGAGTAACTGTTAGTGTCGAGATTCTCAAAAAGAAGATAACTTTTCAGGAGAAAGATTTTCCTGGCTTGCTAAAAATTCGGGTTGCAGATACGGGAATCGGAGTTTCTTTAGATAGACAGGATCGGCTGTTCCAATCTTTTAGCCAGGTTGATGGCTCTCGTACTCGGCGCTATGGAGGCACAGGGTTGGGGTTAGTCATATCACAAAGCCTGGTAGAGGCAATGGGTGGTACAGTCAACTTCTACAGCATGGGCGAAGGGCTGGGGTCTACCGTAACCTTTACTGTTCCCCTCTATCAGGAACCTTTGATGATTTCCTCTCTAACAATGGATTCCTTTGATTTACTCTAG
- a CDS encoding DUF362 domain-containing protein, producing MMPKDSAHRYSRRKMLQLTGLAAGAAALPSACHAATPRTDTSPSAAATTMADTQATTAATMARGGMSRVVLVRTEDRVAGTRKALELLQPDGLTGKTVFLKPNYNTADPAPAATDTRLLAALIEELQNAKVGQITIGDRSGMADTREAMTSKGVFQLADRYGLKAIVLDELAAADWQYFPAEGTHWSQGFAFARPALKAGAIVNTCCLKTHRFGGHFTLSLKNTVGLVAKYVPGDSYNYMGELHSSPHQRLMIAEINKAYQPALIVLDGVEALVNGGPDTGKKVKSGVILAGTDRVAVDVVAIGILRSLGTTEAVSRGSVWQLEQIRRAVELGLGASHADQIEIVTANAAGQTMADQIRPLIV from the coding sequence ATGATGCCTAAAGATTCCGCCCATCGCTATAGCCGTCGAAAAATGTTGCAATTGACAGGACTGGCTGCTGGAGCTGCTGCATTGCCTTCTGCCTGTCATGCGGCCACACCCAGGACAGATACTTCTCCGTCTGCAGCAGCAACAACTATGGCTGACACTCAAGCTACTACAGCAGCAACTATGGCTCGTGGAGGAATGAGTCGAGTGGTGTTAGTACGCACGGAAGACCGGGTAGCCGGAACCCGCAAAGCGTTAGAGTTACTGCAACCGGATGGGCTAACGGGAAAAACCGTCTTCTTAAAACCGAATTACAACACGGCAGATCCGGCTCCAGCAGCCACAGACACCAGGTTATTGGCAGCGCTAATTGAGGAATTGCAGAATGCCAAAGTGGGTCAAATCACGATCGGCGATCGCTCTGGCATGGCAGATACTCGCGAGGCAATGACCAGTAAAGGCGTGTTTCAATTAGCCGATCGGTATGGTCTGAAAGCGATCGTGCTGGATGAATTAGCAGCGGCAGATTGGCAATATTTTCCAGCCGAGGGTACGCACTGGAGTCAGGGGTTCGCCTTTGCGCGTCCGGCGTTGAAGGCAGGGGCGATCGTCAATACCTGCTGCCTGAAAACCCATCGCTTTGGGGGCCATTTCACCCTGTCGCTGAAAAACACAGTCGGGCTGGTGGCCAAGTACGTTCCAGGCGATTCTTACAACTACATGGGTGAGTTACATTCCTCGCCGCATCAACGGTTGATGATTGCCGAAATCAACAAAGCCTATCAACCCGCCCTGATCGTCTTAGATGGGGTAGAAGCCCTGGTCAACGGGGGGCCAGATACGGGCAAGAAGGTGAAATCGGGTGTGATTCTGGCAGGAACCGATCGGGTGGCGGTGGATGTGGTGGCGATCGGAATTTTGCGATCGCTGGGTACGACTGAAGCAGTCTCACGGGGTTCCGTCTGGCAACTGGAGCAAATTCGCAGAGCCGTAGAACTAGGACTGGGAGCCAGCCATGCCGATCAAATTGAAATTGTCACCGCCAATGCTGCAGGTCAAACAATGGCAGATCAAATTCGTCCGTTGATTGTTTAA